A window of the Armatimonadota bacterium genome harbors these coding sequences:
- a CDS encoding ABC transporter ATP-binding protein: MGGGEPILQVTDLHLSFRGVQAVDGVTFGLGPGEILGIIGPNGAGKTSVLNCINGFYRPQRGRITFCGRDITDLPPHARAALGIGRTFQNIALYPGMTVLDNIMTGRAIRMTAGVLACAVYVGPARREHVAHRAVVEEIIDFLEIEAVRHHPVADLPYGIQKKVELGRALALDPQVLILDEPMAGMSLDEKVDMARYLLELKEVRGLPIVLIEHDMGVVMDLCDRVVAMDYGRVIASGRPADVQRHPDVVRAYLGEGAS, translated from the coding sequence ATGGGCGGCGGGGAGCCCATCCTCCAGGTCACAGACCTGCACCTGAGCTTCCGGGGGGTCCAGGCGGTGGACGGGGTGACGTTCGGCCTGGGCCCGGGGGAGATCCTGGGTATCATCGGTCCCAACGGCGCCGGCAAGACCAGCGTTCTCAACTGCATCAACGGCTTCTATCGCCCCCAGCGCGGACGGATCACCTTCTGCGGCCGCGACATCACCGACCTGCCCCCGCACGCCCGGGCCGCGCTGGGCATCGGGCGGACGTTTCAGAACATCGCCCTGTATCCGGGGATGACGGTCCTGGACAACATCATGACCGGGCGGGCCATCCGCATGACCGCCGGCGTCCTGGCCTGCGCGGTGTACGTGGGGCCCGCGCGGCGGGAGCACGTGGCCCACCGGGCGGTGGTGGAGGAGATCATCGACTTCCTGGAGATCGAGGCGGTGCGCCACCATCCGGTGGCCGACCTCCCCTACGGAATCCAGAAGAAGGTGGAACTGGGGCGGGCCCTGGCCCTGGACCCGCAGGTCCTGATCCTGGACGAACCCATGGCGGGGATGAGCCTGGACGAGAAGGTGGACATGGCCCGCTACCTGCTGGAGCTGAAGGAGGTCCGGGGACTGCCCATCGTCCTCATCGAGCACGACATGGGCGTGGTGATGGACCTGTGCGACCGGGTCGTGGCGATGGATTACGGGCGGGTCATCGCCTCGGGCCGGCCCGCCGACGTGCAGCGGCACCCGGACGTGGTCCGCGCGTACCTGGGGGAGGGGGCGTCGTGA
- a CDS encoding AMP-binding protein translates to MRPIQPDVYDPAETQPPEQRRAAQEQALRRILRQAAAHAPAVRAALQAAGCDPDTITLEDLGRLPVLPKEGLPARQATSPPFGGWLGAPPEQVRRIFASPGPIYEPEGHRPDYWGFAPALYAGGFRRGDVVVNTFSYHLTPAGAMFDGALLSLGCIVVPTGVGHLDIQVRTLQDLRAAGFIGTPSFLAAVLEHLEQSGGRSPLRRAFVSGEPLPESLRATLESRHGLRISQGYAIADLGLVAYECDRRAGLHLADRVVVELVDPSTGTAVADGEAGEVVVTFLEPLYPLLRLGTGDLARLAPGGCPCGRTAARLERILGRVGEAVKVRGIFLHPRELEAAVRRHPQIGRYQAVVSRRDHQDELTVRVEAEGAAADLAAAVARSIYEVTRLRAAVEVVSPGTLGPDDARILDRRRWD, encoded by the coding sequence ATGAGACCGATCCAGCCCGACGTCTACGACCCCGCCGAGACCCAGCCGCCCGAGCAGCGCCGGGCGGCCCAGGAACAGGCCCTGCGCCGGATCCTCCGGCAGGCCGCCGCCCACGCCCCGGCGGTGCGCGCGGCGCTGCAGGCGGCCGGGTGCGACCCCGACACCATCACCCTCGAGGACCTGGGCCGGCTGCCGGTCCTGCCCAAGGAGGGTCTGCCCGCCCGGCAGGCAACCAGCCCGCCGTTCGGCGGATGGCTGGGGGCGCCTCCCGAGCAGGTCCGCCGGATCTTCGCCTCCCCGGGGCCCATCTACGAGCCCGAAGGACACCGCCCCGACTACTGGGGGTTCGCGCCGGCGCTGTACGCCGGGGGGTTCCGCCGCGGGGACGTGGTGGTGAACACCTTCTCGTATCACCTCACGCCGGCGGGGGCGATGTTCGACGGGGCGCTCCTGAGCCTGGGCTGCATCGTCGTTCCCACCGGCGTCGGACACCTGGACATCCAGGTCCGCACCCTCCAGGACCTGCGGGCGGCGGGATTCATCGGCACCCCCAGCTTCCTGGCGGCCGTCCTGGAGCACCTGGAGCAGTCCGGAGGACGGTCGCCGCTGCGGCGGGCATTTGTCTCCGGCGAGCCGCTGCCCGAGTCGCTGCGCGCCACCCTCGAGTCCCGCCACGGCCTGCGGATCAGCCAGGGCTATGCCATCGCCGACCTGGGGCTGGTGGCCTACGAATGCGACCGGCGCGCCGGGCTGCACCTGGCGGACCGGGTGGTGGTGGAACTCGTCGACCCGTCCACCGGCACCGCCGTGGCGGACGGGGAGGCGGGGGAGGTGGTGGTGACCTTTCTGGAGCCCCTGTACCCGCTGCTGCGGCTGGGCACGGGAGACCTGGCGCGCCTGGCGCCGGGGGGCTGTCCCTGCGGGCGCACCGCCGCGCGGCTGGAGCGCATCCTGGGCCGGGTGGGCGAGGCGGTGAAGGTGCGCGGGATCTTCCTGCACCCCCGCGAGCTGGAGGCGGCGGTGCGCCGCCATCCCCAGATCGGCCGCTACCAGGCGGTGGTCTCCCGCCGCGACCACCAGGATGAGCTGACGGTGCGGGTGGAGGCCGAAGGCGCGGCGGCCGATCTGGCCGCGGCCGTGGCCCGCAGCATCTACGAGGTCACGCGGCTGCGGGCGGCGGTGGAGGTGGTCTCCCCGGGCACCCTGGGACCGGACGACGCGCGGATCCTGGACCGTCGCCGGTGGGACTGA
- the rpsU gene encoding 30S ribosomal protein S21 — MTEVRVGKDETLDSALRRFKRQVKRSGILTDARRHEHYESPSAKRRRKMARRRRRG; from the coding sequence ATGACCGAGGTTCGCGTCGGCAAGGACGAGACTCTGGACAGCGCCCTGCGCAGGTTCAAGCGGCAGGTGAAGCGCTCGGGCATCCTCACCGACGCCCGCCGGCACGAGCACTACGAGTCGCCCAGCGCCAAGCGGCGGCGCAAGATGGCACGCCGGCGCCGGAGGGGGTAG
- a CDS encoding GatB/YqeY domain-containing protein gives MSLAERLTADLHQAMRAGDTLRVSTIRLARAAVRNAEIERGHTLSDDEVIEVLTREMKRRREAIEAYTRAGRDDLARKESLELAILAEYVPPPLSAEELQRIVAEAIERVGARDARDVGRVMAAVMPQVRGRADGAAVAELVRQALGQPR, from the coding sequence ATGAGCCTCGCCGAGCGGCTGACGGCCGACCTCCATCAGGCCATGCGGGCCGGAGACACCCTGCGGGTGTCCACCATCCGGCTGGCCCGGGCGGCGGTCCGCAACGCGGAGATCGAACGGGGTCACACCCTGTCCGACGACGAGGTGATCGAGGTCCTGACCCGGGAGATGAAGCGGCGGCGGGAGGCCATCGAGGCCTACACCCGCGCCGGCCGGGATGACCTCGCCCGCAAGGAGTCTCTGGAGCTGGCCATCCTGGCCGAGTACGTGCCCCCGCCTCTGTCTGCGGAGGAGTTGCAGCGCATCGTGGCCGAGGCCATCGAGCGCGTCGGCGCCCGCGACGCGCGGGACGTGGGCCGCGTGATGGCCGCGGTGATGCCCCAGGTGCGGGGGCGCGCCGACGGCGCCGCCGTGGCCGAGCTGGTGCGCCAGGCCCTCGGCCAGCCGCGGTGA
- a CDS encoding NUDIX domain-containing protein — protein sequence MRKPVRQARSAGGVVFRRRDGRHEILLLRHTSGRWMLPKGTIEEGETPEEVALREVREEAGLSRLRVVADLGEERYSFYWRADRTYYDKTVRYFLLEFLGGEEPRPQAEEGFVACEWVSPDEALTRIAYKETREVVRRARDYLEGGSDAPR from the coding sequence GTGCGTAAGCCCGTCCGACAGGCCCGCAGCGCCGGCGGGGTGGTTTTCCGCCGGCGGGACGGCCGGCACGAGATCCTCCTGCTGCGCCACACCAGCGGCCGGTGGATGCTGCCCAAAGGAACCATCGAAGAGGGGGAAACGCCCGAAGAGGTGGCCCTGCGGGAGGTGCGGGAGGAGGCCGGCCTGTCGCGGCTGCGGGTGGTGGCGGACCTGGGCGAGGAGCGCTACTCGTTCTACTGGCGGGCGGACCGCACGTACTACGACAAGACCGTCCGGTACTTCCTGCTGGAGTTTCTGGGGGGCGAGGAGCCCCGCCCGCAGGCCGAGGAAGGGTTCGTGGCCTGCGAGTGGGTCTCCCCCGACGAGGCCCTGACCCGCATCGCGTACAAGGAGACCCGGGAGGTGGTGCGCCGCGCGCGGGACTACCTGGAGGGAGGATCCGATGCGCCCCGATGA
- a CDS encoding aminotransferase class III-fold pyridoxal phosphate-dependent enzyme, translating into MRPDEADRLVQQTLDKYARYVNPGLARLYRFANVLTLEWEASGAVIRDVYGREYIDCSGGPAVFAVGHRHPAVVAAVREQLDRMPMSVRAMPRRLEADLAEALAEITPGDLQYTFFVNSGAEAVEGALKLARLATGRTEFVAAEGAFHGKTLGALSVSGRDVYRAPFQPLLPGVTHVPFGDLDALARAVTERTAAVILEPIQGENGVIVPPDDYLRGARQICDRAGALLILDEVQTGLGRTGAMFACQHWGVVPDILTLAKALGGGVMPIGAFTARPHLWAALERNPYLHSSTFGGNPLACAAALATLRVLREENLPARAAALGEHLMARLRDLAARHPGMVRQVRGKGLLVGVEFTDPDLVLLVTAEALQRGVIVFYSLNNPSTFRIAPPLVIAPEQLDRAVGALEDAVAAVEALLADAVGELRERGSAGAHTGG; encoded by the coding sequence ATGCGCCCCGATGAGGCCGACCGCCTGGTCCAGCAGACTCTGGACAAGTACGCCCGCTACGTGAATCCCGGCCTGGCCCGCCTGTACCGGTTTGCCAACGTCCTGACCCTGGAGTGGGAGGCCAGCGGCGCCGTGATCCGGGACGTCTACGGGCGGGAGTACATCGACTGCTCGGGCGGCCCGGCGGTGTTCGCCGTGGGCCATCGGCATCCGGCGGTGGTGGCGGCCGTGCGGGAGCAGCTGGACCGGATGCCCATGTCCGTGCGGGCCATGCCCCGCCGGCTGGAGGCCGACCTGGCCGAGGCACTGGCCGAGATCACCCCCGGCGACCTGCAGTACACCTTCTTCGTGAACAGCGGGGCCGAAGCGGTGGAGGGTGCCCTGAAGCTGGCGCGGCTGGCCACCGGGCGGACGGAGTTCGTCGCCGCCGAGGGGGCCTTCCACGGCAAGACCCTGGGCGCGCTGTCGGTGTCCGGGCGGGACGTCTACCGGGCGCCGTTCCAGCCGCTGCTGCCCGGGGTCACCCACGTGCCCTTCGGCGACCTGGACGCCCTGGCCCGCGCGGTGACCGAGCGGACCGCTGCCGTCATCCTCGAACCCATCCAGGGCGAGAACGGGGTGATCGTCCCTCCCGACGACTACCTGCGGGGGGCCCGGCAGATCTGCGACCGCGCCGGGGCGCTGCTGATCCTCGACGAGGTCCAGACCGGCCTGGGGCGCACGGGGGCGATGTTCGCCTGCCAGCACTGGGGTGTGGTCCCCGACATTCTCACCCTGGCCAAAGCCCTGGGCGGCGGCGTGATGCCCATCGGCGCGTTCACCGCCCGCCCCCACCTGTGGGCCGCCCTGGAACGCAACCCCTACCTGCACTCCTCGACCTTCGGGGGCAACCCCCTGGCGTGCGCCGCGGCCCTGGCCACGCTGCGCGTCCTGCGGGAGGAGAACCTGCCCGCGCGCGCGGCCGCCCTGGGGGAGCACCTGATGGCGCGTCTGCGGGACCTGGCCGCCCGCCACCCGGGCATGGTCCGCCAGGTCCGCGGCAAGGGGCTGCTGGTGGGGGTGGAGTTCACCGATCCCGACCTGGTCCTGCTGGTGACCGCCGAGGCGCTGCAGCGCGGGGTGATCGTGTTCTACAGCCTCAACAACCCTTCCACCTTCCGCATCGCTCCGCCGCTGGTGATCGCGCCCGAGCAGCTGGACCGCGCGGTGGGGGCGCTGGAGGACGCCGTGGCGGCGGTGGAAGCCCTGCTGGCCGACGCGGTCGGGGAGCTGCGGGAACGCGGAAGCGCCGGGGCGCACACAGGCGGCTGA